DNA from Candidatus Bathyarchaeia archaeon:
AGGATATTTTACCTTTTACCTCATCTGAAGTGGCGTCGACTTTCAAAATACGCAATTCTTCACCATTAAAATGGACATTAACGTCAATTGGCCCAGTATCCTTCCCAACCTTAACGCCCTCAAACTTACCCCTTTGTTAACTTAGCCCTGCTTCTCCAACACATTCTTTACAAGGCGATAAAATTCCCCCTCTACCTTAGCCTCCCTGCTCACGGAGATCACAGCTGTCTCTACTTGGAACGCTCAGCTCTCGGATTTCCAGGCGACATAGCCGCAGAGGGCCGCTACACCGAAGCCGAAGCCGATGAGCCACAGAACCTTAAACGCAACCCCGAAGAACGACATGAGAAAAGCCAACGCAGATCCTTAGTGAACTTCTCCCGGCCACTTCGCTTGGAGTTCCGGCCCCTCCTAGACGTATTAACGGAGACCATGATCGACATCCGCGAAGCCCTAGTAAGGGGAGGATCCAGCGGCGAGTCTAGGGAGCTCAGATCGTAGGCGGAGAAACTGTTGAGAGAAGAGGAAAAGCTGTCAAGGTTAAGATCACAAACAGAGTATCGACCTTGTCGACAGGTATGTTCTTAATGGCATCGTCACCGAAATCTGTTACACTTCTGGAAAAATTTTCTGGAAAGAAAAGTGTGTGGAAAGGAGATGAAGAGGCAAGTTGAAAGAAGAAAATAGAAAGGACGTAGGCGTAGGCGCGAAAACCGGTATGAAGCGGCGAGAGTGGAGAAGGGAGGAGGAAGCGGGGGCCATCTTTCTCTGAAGGGGATGTGTCACGATGTGTCACAATGTGATAATATGGGGGTTCCCTAAATTATCGAAGCGTTAAAGCTAGGCATGTCCTTAGGGATACTGATAAGATAAGTGCTTCGAATCGGCCTAGTTTATATGCCCTATTTTTAAAGGTATCAAAAATAAAGATCTTATCTTGTCAGCATCCTCTAGAATTGGTGGGCCGGAGGAGAGTTGAACTCCTGACCTTCCGCGTGTAAGGCGGACGTTCTAACCAAGCTGAACTACCGGCCCAAGAAACCCCTTCCATATTTAAATATAAAAATATGATTTTTCCTTTTACATCGTTCTATTGTCCGGATGAAGGCTTCGAAAGCTTCTTATGGCGATTCCATTGAACCAGGTTGAACCTGTTTAACCTCCTTCTCCTTAAGATTTGAAACTATCTCAAAGACTTTTACTCCGGCCCTGCTTAACGCCGGCACTCCAACGACGTCCTCTATTACCAATAGAAACCTAGCCAGTAATGCGAAGACAACGCTTACGTCCGCTTTAACTCCTAGAAGGTAAAAAACTCCAACGATCCCCCCTTCTTGGAATCCGATTCCTGAGGGTGTTATGGGGACGAAGCTTAAAGCCGTGATCAGTGGGTGAAGGAGAAAAAATCCCATGAACGATATTTGAGTGATGTTTAAAGCTAATCCGATGAAATACCATTCCAAACCCTTCACAAACCAGGAAACCAAGGTTAGTGAAGTTATGGGTATGACCGCGTCCTTTACACGGTAAGCTTCCACCTGAAATTCTGTAATTTTCTTGGATACTAGGGTCACTAACCTGCCGAGAAAGGGAACTTTCTCAAAGACGTTTAGTAAATCCACAGCCTTTTTCCACCACATCGCTAAGAATATTATTATCGCCCCGACGAGCATTAACCCAACTCCTGCCGAAGATATTATTAATAGATCCATGCCCAGATCAAATTTTTGGACAAGATAGATTAAAGCAAACACTCCGCCCATCATTTTAACTAAAAATTCGATGGATTGAATGCCAAGAATGGAAGACAACCCAACAGTCAGGGGGATTTCTTCCGAAGCCAACATTAACGGAACTACAAAGTAGCCGGATCGAGCTGGCGTAAAATCGCTGGCCAACATCCCACCATATTGAACAGGTAAAATTTTTTTCAACCCTAACTTTTGGCCTAGGGCTTTCAAAACCATTTTCAACCTAACGGCGAAAAGTAAATTCATAAAAAAATACGCGGCCAAAGCGTAAACTAAGAACATAACGTCCAATCTTAGCAATACATGACCGATCTCATGGGCTCCAACATACCAGACTATCCCCACGATCAGCAAAAAACCTAAAAAAATTTGAAGCACCAATGCGAATTTAGGTCTTCCACGCATTTTGAACCCCCAGTATTAAATGGTGGATTGAATAATAAAGATAATCGACTCGACTGAACCTTAACTGGAAGCCTCTAACCTGCAAACGGAGTCGAAGACTCATGCCACTCCTATGAGGCGGAAAATGTAAAGCGTTCAATTAATAATTGAAGAGGTTAACTTAGTAAACCCATAAATATGTGAATTAAAAATTTGATTGATGGGGACTGAAAGGGTGGAGCCGCGAAGAGGAGATCGTGTTCTTCAAAACTAACCCCATACTCCAAGAGTTTCTAAAACCTCTAAAATACGGTTAGCGGGGATCAGATTGGCTTGGAAAGAGTATTTAAACTCCATCTGCAAACTGCCTGAGAGGGTCTACATATTTGATACGACGCTTAGAGACGGCGAGCAGACGCCTGGTGTAGCTTTATTACCTGAAGAAAAACTTGAGATCGCGAAGCAGTTGGATGTTCTTGGCGTAGACTCCATCGAAGTTGGCTTTCCCGCAGCGTCGAGAGGCGAAGCTGAGGCTACAAAGCTAATCGTGAAAGAGGGTCTAAGAGCTGAGGTTGTAGGTCTCGCGCGGGCGGTTCAAAGTGACATAGACATCGCGATAAACAGTGGCGTTAACTGCGTTCACACTTTCATCGCTACCTCGGATATTCATATGAAAAAGAAACTAGAGATGAGTAGGGAGGAGGTTCTGGAAAAAGCCGTGTGGAGCGTGGAGTACGTCAAGTCTCATGGAGTAAGATGTGAATTTTCAGCGGAGGACGCAACGAGGAGCTCTCTGCCTTTCCTCAAAAAAATATACTCAGCCGTCGCCGAGGCTGGCGTCGATAGGATAGACATACCTGACACCGTGGGAGTTTCCATCCCCAGGTCCATGGCACGTTTGGTTAGCGAGGTCAGAGAGGTTGTTAACGTTCCCATAGCGGTTCACTGCCATGATGACCTAGGTTTAGCGGTCGCGAACACGTTGGCCAGCATTGAAGCTGGAGCCCAGGAAGCTCACGTCACGGTGAACGGTTTAGGTGAAAGGGCTGGAAACGCGAGTTTGGAGGAGGTTGCGCTAAGCCTATACGCTTTCTACGGTTTGAAAACGAACATTAACCTAAAGGAAATCTACCGTACCTCTAGGCTGGTTTCCAAGCTTACCGGTATAAGGGTTCCTCCTAACAAAGCGATTGTAGGAGATAACGCGTTTGCTCATGAGAGCGGAATACATACAGATGGCGTTTTAGCGTCGCCGGAAACCTATGAGCCTCTTCCACCGGAGCTGGTGGGTCATCAAAGAAGAATTCTAGCCGGCAAACACGCTGGAAGGCATGGAATCGAAGCGATGTTAAAGCAAATGGGTTTTTCATTGAGCAAGGAGCAGCTGGACGAAGTTGTGGCTAGGGTGAAGGAGCTGGGGGATAAGGGGAGAAGAGTCGCGGAGGAGGAGCTGGTGAACATAGTGGAGGTCGTCACGGGGAGTGTAACCCCGGCGAAGAGGCGTATTGAGCTGCAGGATTTAATTGTGGTGACTGGGAATAAAACCACTCCCACCGCAACCGTTAGGTTGCTGATAGACGGTAAAGAGTATAAAAGCTCAGATTACGGCGTCGGCCCTATAGACGCTGTGTTAAAGGCCGTACAGAACATAGTGGGGGACGTAGCTAAATTCAGGTTGGTTGATTTCAAGTTGGACGCGATCACGGGGGGAAGCGACGCCTTGGCTAACGTCACGGTAAAGCTCATGGACCATCGAGGTAGGGTTATCGCGTCTAGGGGCGTAAGAGAGGATATAGTGATGGCGGGGGTGGACGCGGTCATAAACGCCGCGAATCGTTTGTTGAACCTTAACTCGATGATGGGAGGAAGCTGAAATCGAGGTCTGGAAAGCATCTTTACGTTCACCATGTTGTAGGTAAATTTATTTTACTTTGAGCCTTTTAACCTAAAATTTTTTAGAAAAACTTAAATATCTCCTTAAATCATTACGCAACAGCAATCCTTATTAAGGAATCATTATTGCTAATACTAAAAATCCCAAATGGAATTCAACAACAAAGAGGAAAAAATGATGCCGAAGAAAGTCGTATGCCCCGAATGCTACGCTGAATTCGAATCCCCAGACGACGTAATGTTAAGGGAGATTCTCACATGCCCTGAATGCGGATTAGAAGTTGAAGTCACCAAGATCGAGGAAAACAGCGTTGAATGCAGAAAGATATCGATAGAAAAAGAAGACTGGGGCGAATAGCGTGGCGCTCAAAATAGGCATGATATACGACCACATTAGGCCTGACGAAAGGATGATCATAGAAGCCGCGAAAAAAAGAGGCATCCCAATCACGCTTTACGACGCCGACAAAATATTCTTCAACCTCACCGACCCAGAACGCTTGGAAACCGAGCCGATCATGCTTCAAAGGAGCATAAGCTACTTCAGAGGACTCCATATAACCGCCCTGTTGGAAAGCAAGGGAGTTAAAGTCGTAAACAGCTATAAGGCATCGTCAATCTGCGGAAACAAAGCTTTAACCTCCATAGCCTTAGCTAAAGCCCAGGTACCCACACCTACCACGTACCTAGCGTTCACCGAATCAGCCGCCTTAGAGGCCTTGGAAAAAATAGGTTTTCCAGCCATACTTAAACCGGTGATTGGAAGCTGGGGCCGCCTCATCGCCCCGTTGAAAGATGTTGACTCCGCTAAGGCGATCTTCGAGTCAAGGGAATACATGTTCCCCCTATACCAAGTATACTACTTGCAGGAAATGGTGGACCGCCCCTCAAGGGATATAAGGTGCTTCGTAATAGAGGACCAAGCCGTCGCCGCCATCTACAGGTATCCTGCTCCAGGAGATTGGAAAACAAACATCGCTAGAGGTGGAAGAGCTGAGCCGTGCAAAATAACCCCTGAAATAGAAGAGCTCAGCGTTAAAGCCGCTGAAGCTGTAGGCGGAGGCGTCCTAGGCGTCGACATGATGGAAAGTCAAAAAGGTCTGCTGGTTCATGAGGTAAACAACACAACGGAGTTCAAAACCACGACTGAGGCGACAGGCATCGACATACCTGATAAAATCATAGAGTACCTCGTCGCTATATCGAGGAGATAAGCTGTGAAGGTTTCGGTAATCGGAGGATCAGGATACGTAGGCGGCGAGCTGCTCCGCCTTTTGCTAATCCACCCCCAAGTAGAGCTGTCAAGCGTAAGCTCCAGAACACACGCCGGAAAATACTTGTTTAAAGTTCACCCAAACCTCAGAGGACTCACGCTTCAACAATTCGTTCCTATGGACTCCTCAACAATAAGGGACAGCGATCTCGTCTTTACAGCTGTTCCACACGGCTCATCCATGAAAATAACCCCTACACTACTGGAAGCAGGCGTCAGGGTAATCGACATGAGCGCTGACTATCGGCTTAAAAAACCGGAGGAATATGAAAAATGGTATGGATGGAGTCATGAAAGCCCACAGCTTTTATCCGAATCCGCATACGGGCTGCCGGAACTACACCGTGAAGAAATCAGGAAGGCTAGGCTGGTTGCCTGTCCCGGCTGTATGGCCACAGCCGCCATCCTGCCCCTAGCCCCCCTTGTAAAAGACCCCCTAATAGAAACCGGTAGAATAGTGGTTGACGTTAAGATAGGGTCCTCCGGAGCCGGGGCGCAGCCTACGCCCGCTTCCCATCACTCAGAAAGGACCGCCGTGGTTAGACCGTATAAGGTGGTTGGACACCGCCACATCCCAGAAATAGAACAAGAGTTGAATCAAACATCTGGATCACAGGTAACGGTTTCCTTCACCCCACACGCCGTAGACATGGTCAGAGGAATCCTAGCGACGATACACACCTTTCCAGTCAAACCGTTAACCATCCAAGATGTTTGGAGAGTTTACCGGGAACATTATAAGGGTGAACCATTCATACGCTTCATTAAGGACCGGGAAGGAATATACCAACTACCCAATCCGAAAATCCTAGTTGGATCCAACTACTGCGACATAGGCTTTGAGGTTGATGAGCATTCCAACAGGCTTGTATTGTTCTCAGCCATAGATAACTTGATGAAAGGCGCCGCCGGTCAGGGGATCCAATGCATGAACATCATGTACAACCTTGAAGAAAAGACGGGTCTAATCGAGCCTGGGTTACATCCGGTGTGATTTAAATGATCCTCGTAGTAAAGCTAGGCGGCTCCATCCTAGAGGAATACATGCCTGAAACTTTCCTGAAAGACCTTAAAGAAGCCATGAAAACCCGACGGACAGTCCTGATTCACGGCGGCAGGAAAATAGTTAACGAAGTATCCTCAAAGATGGGTAAAGAGCCTAAATTCGTAGTATCCCCTGAAGGCTTCAGAAGCCGCTACACCGATGAGGAAACGATGGAGATATTCACCATGGTCATGGCGGGCAAGGTGAATAAAAACTTGGTCACCACCCTTTTGAAGGAGGGGGTCCCCGCCGTAGGCCTATGCGGCGTTGACGCAGGCTTGGTTAGGGCTGTGAGAAAGAAGGAGCTTGTCGTCGTGGATGAGAAAGGGAGGAAAAGAATCATAGACGGCGGATACACTGGGAAGGTAGAGAAGGTGGACCCGGAATTGATCGAAACGCTTCTAGATCAAGGGTATACACCGGTGATCGCGCCAATAGCCGTTGGAAGCGAGTATGAAAAGTTAAACGTCGACGGCGACAGAATGGCAGCCTACATCGCGGGGGCCTTAAAGGCGGAGCAGCTTATTCTTTTAACAGATGTTGAAGGCTTGATGATTGACGGTAATGTCGCCAAGACCCTGACTTTAAGTGAAGTGAAAGGCTTACTTCACAAGATTGGGCATGGAATGATCACCAAAATCTACGCGGCGACAGAAGCCTTAGAAATGGGGGTGAAAGAAGTAATCATCGCCTCCGGGTTGAAAACCAACCCAATCACAGCCGCCATGGAGCATACCACCGGCACGCTGATCACCCATGGATAAGCTAGAGGTCATGGAAGCTGAAAACCGGTTCACTGCCGCCGTCTACGCGAAGAGGCCAATAGTCATATCTCAGGGTCGGGGGGCTTCGCTTTGGGACATAGACGGTAAGGAGTACATTGACTGTACAGGAAGCTATGGACAGTGCGTAGTTGGATACGGCCATCCCAAGATAGTGGAGGCCATCAAAGAACAAGCTGAGAAGCTATCCTCATGTCACGGATACGCGTACAACGAGGCTAGGGCCAAGCTGGCTGAAAAACTTGTGGAAATCTCCCCTAAAGGCCTTGACAGGGTTTTTTTATCCAACAGCGGCGCGGAGGCGGTGGAATGCGCCTTAAAATTGGCGAGAAAATACACTGGGAAGAGGGAAACAATCGCCATGGTAGGCGGGTATCATGGAAAGACGATGGGGGCCTTATCCGCCACGTGGAATAGAAAATATCGAGACTCCTTCCAGCCACTGTTGCCGGGTTTTATTCACGTACCCT
Protein-coding regions in this window:
- the lysX gene encoding lysine biosynthesis protein LysX, with protein sequence MALKIGMIYDHIRPDERMIIEAAKKRGIPITLYDADKIFFNLTDPERLETEPIMLQRSISYFRGLHITALLESKGVKVVNSYKASSICGNKALTSIALAKAQVPTPTTYLAFTESAALEALEKIGFPAILKPVIGSWGRLIAPLKDVDSAKAIFESREYMFPLYQVYYLQEMVDRPSRDIRCFVIEDQAVAAIYRYPAPGDWKTNIARGGRAEPCKITPEIEELSVKAAEAVGGGVLGVDMMESQKGLLVHEVNNTTEFKTTTEATGIDIPDKIIEYLVAISRR
- a CDS encoding 2-isopropylmalate synthase; the encoded protein is MAWKEYLNSICKLPERVYIFDTTLRDGEQTPGVALLPEEKLEIAKQLDVLGVDSIEVGFPAASRGEAEATKLIVKEGLRAEVVGLARAVQSDIDIAINSGVNCVHTFIATSDIHMKKKLEMSREEVLEKAVWSVEYVKSHGVRCEFSAEDATRSSLPFLKKIYSAVAEAGVDRIDIPDTVGVSIPRSMARLVSEVREVVNVPIAVHCHDDLGLAVANTLASIEAGAQEAHVTVNGLGERAGNASLEEVALSLYAFYGLKTNINLKEIYRTSRLVSKLTGIRVPPNKAIVGDNAFAHESGIHTDGVLASPETYEPLPPELVGHQRRILAGKHAGRHGIEAMLKQMGFSLSKEQLDEVVARVKELGDKGRRVAEEELVNIVEVVTGSVTPAKRRIELQDLIVVTGNKTTPTATVRLLIDGKEYKSSDYGVGPIDAVLKAVQNIVGDVAKFRLVDFKLDAITGGSDALANVTVKLMDHRGRVIASRGVREDIVMAGVDAVINAANRLLNLNSMMGGS
- a CDS encoding lysylphosphatidylglycerol synthase transmembrane domain-containing protein, with translation MRGRPKFALVLQIFLGFLLIVGIVWYVGAHEIGHVLLRLDVMFLVYALAAYFFMNLLFAVRLKMVLKALGQKLGLKKILPVQYGGMLASDFTPARSGYFVVPLMLASEEIPLTVGLSSILGIQSIEFLVKMMGGVFALIYLVQKFDLGMDLLIISSAGVGLMLVGAIIIFLAMWWKKAVDLLNVFEKVPFLGRLVTLVSKKITEFQVEAYRVKDAVIPITSLTLVSWFVKGLEWYFIGLALNITQISFMGFFLLHPLITALSFVPITPSGIGFQEGGIVGVFYLLGVKADVSVVFALLARFLLVIEDVVGVPALSRAGVKVFEIVSNLKEKEVKQVQPGSMESP
- a CDS encoding [LysW]-aminoadipate/[LysW]-glutamate kinase codes for the protein MLVVKLGGSILEEYMPETFLKDLKEAMKTRRTVLIHGGRKIVNEVSSKMGKEPKFVVSPEGFRSRYTDEETMEIFTMVMAGKVNKNLVTTLLKEGVPAVGLCGVDAGLVRAVRKKELVVVDEKGRKRIIDGGYTGKVEKVDPELIETLLDQGYTPVIAPIAVGSEYEKLNVDGDRMAAYIAGALKAEQLILLTDVEGLMIDGNVAKTLTLSEVKGLLHKIGHGMITKIYAATEALEMGVKEVIIASGLKTNPITAAMEHTTGTLITHG
- the argC gene encoding N-acetyl-gamma-glutamyl-phosphate reductase translates to MKVSVIGGSGYVGGELLRLLLIHPQVELSSVSSRTHAGKYLFKVHPNLRGLTLQQFVPMDSSTIRDSDLVFTAVPHGSSMKITPTLLEAGVRVIDMSADYRLKKPEEYEKWYGWSHESPQLLSESAYGLPELHREEIRKARLVACPGCMATAAILPLAPLVKDPLIETGRIVVDVKIGSSGAGAQPTPASHHSERTAVVRPYKVVGHRHIPEIEQELNQTSGSQVTVSFTPHAVDMVRGILATIHTFPVKPLTIQDVWRVYREHYKGEPFIRFIKDREGIYQLPNPKILVGSNYCDIGFEVDEHSNRLVLFSAIDNLMKGAAGQGIQCMNIMYNLEEKTGLIEPGLHPV
- a CDS encoding lysine biosynthesis protein, which gives rise to MPKKVVCPECYAEFESPDDVMLREILTCPECGLEVEVTKIEENSVECRKISIEKEDWGE